A single region of the Deefgea piscis genome encodes:
- a CDS encoding dienelactone hydrolase family protein, protein MIIHSTSHDLATPTGVMRTYLHQPSDGRQYPTILFYSEIFQQTGPIERAARLIAGYGYNVLVPEVFHELNPIGTVLAYDDAGRDKGNADKMAKSIEGYDSDNAALIAWAKTQPWNNGLFGAMGFCIGGHLAFRAALQPEIKATACFYATDLHTHVIPNQAGQHSMDRLAEISGELLMIWGKQDPHIPAAGRARVYQGLVAADKTFTWHEFNGPHAFMRDEGERYDPQLAGLGNQLALDLFSRRLRA, encoded by the coding sequence ATGATCATTCACAGCACCAGCCACGACCTAGCAACGCCAACAGGGGTAATGCGTACTTACCTACACCAGCCAAGCGATGGCCGGCAATACCCTACGATTTTGTTTTATTCTGAGATTTTCCAGCAAACCGGCCCAATTGAGCGCGCAGCACGTTTGATTGCCGGTTATGGCTACAATGTATTGGTGCCCGAAGTGTTTCACGAGCTCAACCCCATTGGCACTGTGCTCGCGTATGACGATGCTGGTCGTGATAAAGGCAATGCCGACAAAATGGCCAAATCAATCGAAGGCTACGATTCGGACAATGCCGCGCTGATTGCTTGGGCGAAAACACAGCCGTGGAATAACGGTTTATTTGGTGCGATGGGATTTTGTATTGGCGGCCATTTGGCGTTTCGCGCCGCGCTACAGCCGGAAATTAAAGCCACGGCGTGTTTTTACGCCACTGATTTGCATACGCATGTCATTCCAAATCAAGCTGGCCAACACAGCATGGATAGACTGGCAGAAATCAGCGGCGAATTATTAATGATTTGGGGTAAGCAAGATCCGCATATTCCTGCCGCAGGTCGCGCCCGCGTTTACCAAGGTTTGGTGGCGGCGGATAAAACCTTTACTTGGCATGAATTTAACGGCCCACACGCCTTTATGCGCGACGAAGGCGAGCGTTATGACCCACAACTAGCAGGCTTAGGCAATCAACTGGCGCTCGACTTATTTAGCCGCCGCTTGCGCGCCTAA
- a CDS encoding hemerythrin domain-containing protein: MLNPFATETVTFETPIAMLIACHDRVRQYAALTETLALHLQQQGADAAAVAGAQSILRYFDIAAPLHHQDEDEDLFPALLVHASPSLRANIEQVMAEHAELAQLWHQVRQALLAVIAGDASRLNLALAQSFAKLYPAHAAKEEIDIYPAAAQLLDGDCLAQLGKNMAARRTVAAA, translated from the coding sequence ATGCTTAATCCGTTTGCCACTGAAACAGTGACTTTTGAAACCCCGATCGCCATGTTGATTGCCTGCCATGATCGCGTTCGCCAGTATGCCGCACTGACTGAAACCTTGGCGCTGCATCTGCAGCAGCAAGGCGCCGATGCGGCCGCGGTAGCGGGTGCCCAGTCGATTTTGCGGTATTTTGATATTGCTGCACCGCTACATCATCAAGATGAAGATGAGGATTTATTTCCGGCGTTGTTGGTGCATGCGTCGCCTTCATTGCGCGCAAACATTGAGCAAGTCATGGCGGAGCACGCAGAGCTGGCTCAGCTTTGGCATCAAGTTCGCCAAGCTTTATTGGCGGTGATTGCTGGGGATGCCAGCCGCTTGAATTTAGCGCTGGCGCAGTCATTCGCCAAGCTTTATCCGGCGCATGCCGCCAAAGAAGAAATCGATATTTATCCGGCAGCAGCACAATTGCTCGACGGCGACTGTTTGGCGCAATTGGGCAAAAATATGGCCGCACGGCGAACCGTCGCGGCCGCTTGA
- a CDS encoding DNA alkylation repair protein: protein MTTLRDLAEYQHQLNRAADPIRAAGMSAYMRHQFSFIGIPTPIRRKLIQAIEISAAQQYGESDLLQLAQALWQQPEREYHYCAIELLIRAQAKLSLAALPIIEQLICTQSWWDSVDTLASKVVGQLARREPALLTQLDQWPSSPNLWLRRTAIIYQLNWKTNTDTVRLFHACRVNAADTDFFIRKAIGWALRQYARTDLLAVQQFVAQTALSSLSRREALKQHLQSI from the coding sequence ATGACTACGCTGCGCGATTTGGCTGAATATCAGCACCAGCTCAATCGCGCAGCAGATCCAATTCGGGCTGCGGGTATGTCTGCCTATATGCGGCATCAATTTAGCTTCATCGGCATACCCACTCCGATTCGCCGAAAACTCATTCAAGCCATCGAAATCTCTGCCGCACAGCAATATGGCGAAAGCGACTTACTCCAGCTCGCTCAAGCCCTATGGCAGCAGCCTGAACGTGAATACCACTATTGCGCCATCGAGTTACTGATCCGCGCTCAAGCCAAACTTAGCCTTGCGGCATTGCCGATCATCGAGCAATTGATTTGCACCCAAAGCTGGTGGGATAGCGTTGATACACTCGCCAGTAAAGTTGTTGGCCAACTCGCTCGCCGTGAGCCAGCGCTGCTAACCCAGCTCGATCAATGGCCAAGCTCGCCGAATTTATGGCTACGCCGCACCGCGATTATTTATCAGCTCAACTGGAAAACCAATACTGATACGGTTCGCTTATTTCACGCCTGCCGTGTGAATGCCGCTGACACTGATTTTTTTATTCGCAAAGCCATTGGTTGGGCACTGAGGCAATACGCCCGCACGGATCTGCTGGCAGTGCAGCAATTTGTGGCACAAACTGCGCTGTCATCGTTATCGCGCCGCGAAGCACTCAAGCAACACCTTCAGAGTATCTAA
- a CDS encoding DUF1801 domain-containing protein: protein MVDPRVTQLLHDLALADGDILAIVEATRALIYSVVPTASERVMYGGLMYGDASDFCGVFAYKNHVSLEFGRGCDLNDIAGVLEGGGKFRRHIKLLRVSDIEAKSVAQYILQAHAL from the coding sequence ATGGTTGATCCTAGAGTAACGCAGTTATTGCATGATCTGGCCTTGGCCGATGGCGACATACTGGCGATTGTTGAGGCCACCAGAGCGCTGATTTATTCAGTCGTGCCAACGGCCAGCGAGCGCGTGATGTATGGCGGCTTGATGTACGGCGACGCTAGCGATTTTTGCGGCGTGTTTGCGTATAAAAATCACGTTTCGCTTGAGTTTGGCCGTGGTTGTGATCTGAATGACATCGCTGGTGTGCTCGAGGGCGGTGGCAAATTTCGTCGGCATATTAAATTGTTGCGCGTTAGCGATATAGAGGCCAAATCGGTAGCGCAATATATTTTGCAAGCACACGCACTGTAA
- a CDS encoding DUF2185 domain-containing protein — MSKEYLLDESRMKKVATGHGLCVVSDEVTIEGYPVGLMYREKPSKAGDSGWRFFSGCEDDKFLNNPKNHSELDVNVIANYDGSVIALLDSPIGSVFEKGPDAEAFVAVTDWSPLD; from the coding sequence ATGAGCAAAGAGTATTTACTTGATGAAAGTCGCATGAAGAAAGTCGCCACCGGCCATGGCCTGTGTGTGGTCAGTGATGAAGTAACGATTGAAGGTTATCCGGTGGGCTTGATGTATCGAGAAAAGCCCAGCAAAGCGGGTGATAGTGGTTGGCGTTTCTTTTCTGGCTGTGAAGATGACAAATTTCTGAATAATCCAAAAAATCACAGTGAATTAGATGTAAACGTCATCGCCAATTACGACGGCAGTGTCATTGCATTGCTCGATTCGCCAATCGGCAGCGTATTTGAAAAAGGCCCAGATGCCGAGGCTTTTGTCGCAGTGACTGATTGGTCGCCGTTGGATTGA
- a CDS encoding 5-(carboxyamino)imidazole ribonucleotide synthase has protein sequence MASKVILPPAMLGILGGGQLGRMFASAAKNMGYGVTVLDPDSHAPAADFADVHLCKSFTDPAALQYMASHCAAITTEFENVNADSMRWLASQGIPVAPSGDCLAIAQDRIAEKTFIRDAGLDVAPFLAVKNAGCLDTDLSAYLPGILKTARLGYDGKGQIRVKTLDDVRFAHAEMKHQPCVLEKMLSLHSEISAIVTRTRAGEVACFPVAENEHVNGILDISIVPARVSPALAERARSMAMQLAEKLDYIGVMAVEFFVLDNEQLVINEMAPRPHNSGHYTLNATLTTQFEQQVRAMCGLYPGKTDLLSPAVMVNLLGDAWQDDGSEPNWEILMTAPNTKLHLYGKKLARPGRKMGHFNVLAASADAALEQANAIKETL, from the coding sequence ATGGCCAGTAAAGTAATTCTTCCCCCAGCAATGCTCGGTATTTTAGGCGGCGGTCAACTCGGGCGGATGTTTGCCAGCGCGGCAAAAAACATGGGCTATGGCGTTACCGTGCTTGATCCCGATTCGCACGCGCCAGCGGCCGACTTTGCCGATGTTCATTTGTGTAAATCCTTTACCGATCCGGCCGCTTTGCAATATATGGCCAGCCATTGCGCCGCCATTACCACCGAATTTGAAAACGTCAACGCCGACTCAATGCGTTGGCTGGCGAGCCAAGGTATTCCAGTTGCGCCTAGCGGCGACTGCTTGGCGATTGCTCAAGATCGGATTGCCGAAAAAACCTTTATTCGTGATGCTGGCTTGGACGTTGCGCCCTTTTTAGCGGTGAAAAACGCCGGCTGTTTAGATACAGATTTAAGCGCTTACTTACCCGGTATTTTGAAAACCGCACGCTTAGGCTACGACGGCAAGGGTCAAATCCGCGTCAAAACTTTGGATGACGTGCGTTTTGCCCATGCGGAAATGAAACACCAACCGTGCGTGTTGGAAAAAATGCTATCGCTACACAGCGAAATCTCAGCGATTGTAACTCGCACTCGAGCCGGTGAAGTCGCTTGTTTTCCAGTGGCCGAAAACGAACACGTTAATGGCATTTTAGATATCTCCATCGTTCCAGCTCGCGTGAGTCCCGCTTTGGCTGAGCGCGCCCGAAGCATGGCGATGCAATTGGCAGAAAAACTCGATTACATTGGCGTGATGGCAGTGGAATTTTTTGTACTCGACAATGAGCAATTGGTCATTAATGAAATGGCCCCGCGCCCACATAACTCGGGCCATTACACCCTTAACGCGACGTTGACCACGCAGTTTGAACAGCAAGTTCGCGCCATGTGTGGTTTGTACCCAGGCAAAACCGATCTACTGAGCCCTGCTGTCATGGTCAATTTATTGGGTGATGCATGGCAAGACGATGGCAGCGAACCCAATTGGGAAATCCTGATGACGGCGCCCAATACTAAGCTGCATCTTTACGGTAAAAAACTCGCGCGACCGGGGCGTAAAATGGGCCACTTTAACGTACTGGCTGCCAGCGCGGATGCGGCACTTGAGCAAGCTAACGCCATCAAAGAAACTTTGTAG
- a CDS encoding phosphoribosylaminoimidazolesuccinocarboxamide synthase yields the protein MSGLTTTNLTSLKKIYSGKVRDLYEIDDQRMLMIATDRLSAFDVILAEPIPEKGKILTAISNFWFEKLKDVVPSHFTGDQPEDVVSKEDLPQVIGRAVVCKRLKPVPVEAIVRGYIAGSGWKEYQQSNTICGIALPAGLREADKLPEPIFTPSTKAELGDHDENISYARCEEILGAELAAKVSATAILLYKTASEYAATRGIIIGDTKFEFGLDENGTLCLMDEALTPDSSRFWPADQYQPGSNPPSYDKQFVRDWLETTGWDKTPPAPALPQEVAEKTAAKYREALEKLTK from the coding sequence ATGTCCGGCCTTACTACGACCAACCTCACTAGCCTAAAAAAAATCTATTCTGGCAAAGTGCGTGACCTGTACGAAATCGACGACCAACGTATGTTAATGATCGCCACCGATCGCCTGTCGGCATTCGACGTTATTTTGGCCGAACCGATTCCAGAAAAAGGCAAAATTCTAACTGCGATTTCCAATTTTTGGTTTGAAAAACTCAAAGACGTAGTGCCTAGCCATTTCACTGGCGATCAACCCGAAGACGTGGTCTCGAAAGAAGACCTACCGCAAGTGATTGGCCGTGCCGTCGTGTGTAAACGCCTCAAGCCGGTCCCAGTTGAAGCCATTGTTCGTGGGTATATCGCTGGCAGCGGCTGGAAAGAATACCAACAGAGCAATACCATCTGTGGCATCGCTTTACCTGCCGGTTTACGCGAAGCCGATAAATTGCCAGAACCGATCTTCACCCCATCGACTAAAGCCGAACTGGGTGATCACGACGAAAACATCAGCTATGCGCGCTGCGAAGAAATCTTGGGCGCAGAACTTGCCGCTAAGGTGAGCGCCACCGCGATTTTGCTGTACAAAACCGCCAGCGAATACGCCGCCACCCGTGGCATTATCATTGGTGACACCAAATTTGAATTTGGCCTCGATGAAAACGGCACCTTATGCCTAATGGACGAGGCATTGACCCCTGACTCAAGCCGCTTCTGGCCTGCAGACCAATACCAACCGGGCAGCAATCCACCGAGCTACGACAAACAATTCGTTCGCGACTGGCTAGAAACCACCGGTTGGGACAAAACCCCACCAGCACCGGCACTACCGCAAGAAGTAGCAGAAAAAACCGCCGCCAAATACCGCGAAGCGCTGGAAAAACTGACTAAATAA
- the purE gene encoding 5-(carboxyamino)imidazole ribonucleotide mutase encodes MIQVGVVMGSNSDWDVMQHAAKQLQAFGIQFECRVVSAHRTPDLLFSYAETAAERGLSCIIAGAGGAAHLPGMLAAKTAVPVLGVPVPSKYLRGEDSLLSIVQMPKGIPVATFAIGEAGAANAALFAIAMLANGNAELSAKLNAFREAQKQTVLDMQLPAIE; translated from the coding sequence ATGATACAAGTCGGTGTAGTAATGGGTAGCAATAGCGATTGGGATGTTATGCAGCACGCAGCCAAACAGCTGCAAGCATTTGGCATCCAATTTGAATGCCGCGTAGTCTCTGCACATCGCACACCTGACCTGCTATTTTCTTATGCCGAAACTGCGGCGGAACGTGGCTTAAGCTGCATTATTGCTGGTGCCGGTGGCGCTGCGCATTTACCCGGTATGTTGGCGGCCAAAACAGCAGTGCCGGTACTTGGTGTGCCCGTGCCTTCCAAATATCTGCGTGGCGAAGATTCTTTACTCTCCATCGTGCAAATGCCTAAAGGCATTCCAGTGGCGACGTTTGCCATTGGTGAAGCTGGCGCAGCCAATGCCGCCTTATTTGCGATTGCGATGCTCGCCAATGGCAACGCTGAATTAAGCGCCAAACTCAACGCTTTCCGCGAAGCACAAAAGCAAACCGTCCTTGATATGCAATTACCCGCCATCGAGTAA
- a CDS encoding M14 family metallopeptidase, with protein MLRISSQFDSGSIEVIDATDAANIRLKLRPDNASDFAQWFHFRLTGARDQDCTLRIENAGQSAYPDGWPDYQAVASYDRENWFRVDTEYDGQTLSIQHTPMTDAVWFAYFEPYSWERHQALIGSALSYAPWVDLIPLGVTPDGHDLDMLRVGIPLGHKKNIWITARQHPGESMAEWFVEGLLETLLDPENAVARRLLEHCVFYIVPNMNPDGSVRGNLRTNAQGANLNREWGTPSLTRSPEVFWVREKMQEIGVDAFLDIHGDEAIPHNFVAGCEDNPSFSSKQRDLQDTFKAAWLAASPDFQTEFGYTDSHFGPETLTLGTNWVGHTFDCLAYTVEMPFKDTASHPLPEVGWNGERSKQFGASVLTALLAVAQKLK; from the coding sequence ATGCTTCGTATCTCCAGCCAGTTTGATTCCGGCTCAATTGAGGTCATTGACGCGACCGACGCCGCTAATATTCGCCTGAAATTGCGCCCCGATAATGCCTCTGATTTCGCTCAGTGGTTTCACTTTCGCTTAACCGGCGCGCGTGATCAGGATTGCACTTTACGCATTGAAAACGCCGGGCAAAGCGCTTATCCCGATGGTTGGCCTGATTATCAGGCGGTGGCCAGTTACGATCGCGAGAATTGGTTTCGCGTTGATACCGAATACGATGGGCAGACTTTAAGCATTCAACATACGCCAATGACCGATGCGGTGTGGTTTGCATATTTTGAGCCATATTCTTGGGAGCGCCATCAAGCCTTGATCGGTAGTGCCTTAAGCTATGCGCCGTGGGTTGATCTAATACCCCTTGGGGTAACGCCTGATGGGCATGATTTAGACATGCTGCGCGTTGGCATACCCCTAGGGCATAAGAAAAACATCTGGATTACTGCGCGTCAGCATCCGGGCGAATCGATGGCCGAATGGTTTGTTGAGGGCTTGCTAGAAACCTTGCTCGATCCAGAAAATGCCGTCGCTCGCCGCTTGCTCGAACACTGCGTGTTTTATATCGTGCCCAATATGAATCCCGATGGCAGTGTGCGTGGCAATTTGCGCACCAATGCGCAAGGCGCGAATCTAAATCGCGAATGGGGTACGCCAAGCTTAACGCGCAGCCCTGAAGTATTTTGGGTGCGTGAAAAAATGCAAGAAATCGGCGTTGATGCGTTTTTAGATATTCATGGTGATGAGGCGATTCCACATAATTTTGTCGCCGGTTGCGAAGACAATCCATCGTTCTCCAGCAAGCAACGTGATTTGCAAGATACGTTCAAAGCCGCATGGTTGGCGGCGAGCCCGGATTTTCAAACTGAATTTGGCTATACCGACAGCCATTTTGGCCCAGAAACCCTAACGCTGGGTACCAATTGGGTGGGCCACACCTTTGATTGCTTGGCGTATACGGTAGAAATGCCGTTTAAAGATACCGCCAGCCATCCACTGCCCGAAGTCGGCTGGAATGGTGAGCGATCCAAGCAGTTCGGCGCGAGCGTATTGACGGCCTTGTTGGCGGTGGCTCAAAAGTTGAAATAA
- a CDS encoding GNAT family N-acetyltransferase, translating to MMLELTQYTFRRAALDDLLFVVSWARSAEELRYIFPRAAWPAETLQLVEHLASHEESFVVCDQNRVVGFANLYNPRAQKTWIGHFIVHPDHRRSGVAHFLISALQTIAKERYQSHTLATICFESNPIGLAFYQRLGFTIAGWETRLDHRAEGAKVFRLEKNLGEIEPSPERTQRSHAQQH from the coding sequence ATGATGCTCGAACTCACTCAATACACATTTCGCCGCGCAGCACTGGACGATCTACTCTTTGTTGTTTCATGGGCCCGATCTGCCGAAGAATTACGCTATATTTTTCCACGCGCGGCGTGGCCTGCCGAAACGCTGCAGTTGGTCGAACACTTAGCAAGTCACGAAGAAAGCTTTGTCGTTTGCGATCAAAACCGCGTCGTTGGCTTTGCCAACCTCTATAATCCGCGCGCGCAAAAAACGTGGATTGGCCATTTCATCGTACATCCCGATCACCGCCGTAGTGGTGTGGCGCATTTTTTGATCAGTGCCTTACAAACCATCGCGAAAGAGCGCTATCAATCACACACCTTGGCCACGATTTGTTTTGAAAGCAATCCAATTGGACTAGCGTTTTATCAACGTCTGGGCTTTACCATCGCCGGTTGGGAAACGCGCTTAGATCATCGCGCAGAAGGCGCGAAAGTTTTTCGTCTAGAAAAAAACCTCGGCGAAATCGAGCCAAGCCCAGAAAGAACACAGCGCAGTCATGCACAGCAGCACTAA
- the metW gene encoding methionine biosynthesis protein MetW, giving the protein MAHQTTLRADLKHIAEQIKPNSRVLDLGCADGELLAWLQTNKQVRGIGVDVDVNSIVTCVEKNLNVIQADMESGLQHFEDSSFDFVVLSLTIQSMHNVELILQEMLRVGRCGIVTFPNFGYWENRWQILKGQMPVSETIPYEWYNTPNIHFCTVNDFSQLLEKLGMQVDGQVVLHQGEPVNFLPNLLGSLALVQFSQTKVV; this is encoded by the coding sequence ATGGCTCATCAAACTACGCTGCGTGCCGATTTAAAACACATCGCTGAACAAATTAAACCGAACTCGCGTGTACTCGATCTCGGCTGCGCGGATGGTGAATTGCTCGCGTGGTTGCAGACGAATAAACAAGTGCGTGGTATCGGTGTCGACGTGGATGTGAATTCGATTGTCACTTGCGTTGAAAAAAATCTCAACGTGATTCAAGCCGATATGGAAAGCGGTTTGCAGCATTTTGAAGATAGCAGTTTTGACTTTGTCGTATTGTCGCTGACGATTCAATCAATGCATAACGTCGAGCTGATCTTGCAAGAAATGCTGCGCGTTGGCCGCTGCGGGATTGTGACTTTTCCAAACTTTGGTTATTGGGAAAATCGCTGGCAAATCCTCAAAGGGCAAATGCCAGTTTCGGAAACCATTCCTTATGAATGGTATAACACGCCGAATATTCATTTTTGTACTGTGAATGACTTTAGCCAATTGCTAGAAAAATTAGGCATGCAAGTCGATGGGCAAGTGGTGCTGCATCAAGGTGAACCGGTTAATTTTCTGCCTAATTTATTAGGCAGTTTGGCGCTGGTGCAGTTTAGCCAAACGAAAGTGGTCTAG
- a CDS encoding spore coat protein U domain-containing protein, translated as MKHWICGLIFTAINAASWGSSCSISLPTGDLGGYEPSVNEAGVSIQQAFWVTCPAGTPLVITAGPSQTSGSIQNRQMRGSLTGTLLNYQLCHDYPGSGTCVRIFGDGQVGTPLTANAAGYQQGIYFWTHVFGKQMVDGGEYIDYVAISINP; from the coding sequence ATGAAACACTGGATTTGCGGCTTAATTTTCACGGCGATTAACGCTGCCAGTTGGGGCAGCAGCTGTAGCATTTCACTGCCTACAGGCGATTTGGGCGGCTATGAACCGTCAGTTAACGAAGCAGGCGTATCGATTCAACAGGCATTTTGGGTCACCTGCCCCGCAGGAACACCCTTGGTGATTACCGCTGGTCCCTCGCAAACCTCAGGCAGTATTCAAAATCGGCAAATGCGCGGTAGCCTCACGGGCACCTTACTCAACTATCAACTCTGCCACGACTACCCGGGCTCAGGTACTTGTGTGCGCATTTTTGGCGATGGCCAAGTTGGCACGCCACTGACCGCGAACGCTGCTGGCTATCAGCAAGGCATTTATTTCTGGACACATGTTTTTGGTAAACAAATGGTCGACGGTGGCGAATATATTGATTACGTTGCCATTAGCATCAATCCCTAG
- a CDS encoding Gfo/Idh/MocA family protein: MKTIRFGIIGTGSIAQRFVLGLAHVPQAEAAVVFNRTTSKATQFAAANQIPQVYATLDELLASDIDAVYIATPHPSHAALSIAALKAGKAVLCEKPAAVTLAELDEVIATAQAAQRLYMEAMKPAFFPLYQQIRERIAAGAIGDVKFIRAGFANPNVPAGHAVLDPAQAGGGLLDIGIYAAFLAVDWLGAASEVQTLGRIGATGVDTFASWQSQHQHGISQLYCGLDVAGSGEALISGTKGYVLLHDKWWNPARATLVTATGEREELAMPPVGSGLNYETAHFCELLRTGQQESPILPHAKTRAALQMTLHSRQAVLGT; encoded by the coding sequence ATGAAAACGATACGCTTTGGCATTATTGGTACCGGCAGTATCGCGCAACGTTTTGTCTTGGGTTTAGCCCATGTCCCGCAAGCTGAAGCGGCGGTGGTATTTAACCGTACCACCAGCAAAGCCACGCAGTTTGCTGCCGCCAATCAAATACCCCAAGTATATGCCACGCTGGATGAGCTACTCGCGAGCGACATCGACGCGGTGTATATCGCCACGCCACATCCTAGCCATGCAGCGCTGAGTATCGCTGCGCTCAAAGCAGGCAAAGCGGTGTTGTGTGAAAAGCCCGCTGCGGTCACTTTGGCCGAGCTGGATGAGGTCATCGCCACTGCGCAAGCAGCGCAGCGTCTCTATATGGAGGCGATGAAACCGGCGTTTTTTCCTTTATACCAACAGATTCGTGAACGCATCGCTGCTGGCGCCATCGGAGACGTGAAGTTCATTCGCGCAGGCTTTGCCAACCCCAATGTGCCAGCCGGCCACGCGGTGCTCGATCCAGCGCAAGCGGGCGGTGGTTTGCTCGATATTGGCATTTACGCCGCATTTTTGGCGGTGGATTGGCTAGGCGCGGCGAGCGAAGTGCAAACCTTGGGTCGAATTGGCGCCACTGGCGTGGACACCTTTGCCAGTTGGCAGAGCCAGCATCAGCATGGCATTAGCCAGCTCTATTGTGGGCTGGATGTGGCAGGTAGCGGCGAAGCGCTCATTTCTGGCACGAAGGGTTATGTATTGCTTCACGACAAATGGTGGAACCCCGCCCGAGCGACCTTAGTCACGGCGACTGGCGAACGTGAAGAATTAGCGATGCCTCCTGTTGGCTCTGGGCTCAATTACGAAACCGCGCATTTTTGCGAGCTGCTGCGAACTGGGCAGCAAGAGAGCCCCATTTTACCGCACGCGAAAACCCGCGCCGCTTTACAGATGACACTGCATTCACGTCAAGCAGTGCTAGGTACTTGA